A window of Ranitomeya variabilis isolate aRanVar5 chromosome 2, aRanVar5.hap1, whole genome shotgun sequence contains these coding sequences:
- the LOC143807196 gene encoding EP-cadherin-like isoform X2 — MSNFKFVDCTARKHGKFDVGDARFLVRADGELIAKRQVKLQGQDLKFLIKTWDGHGKKYSTAVVIKRLQRHKEKSHRNSKLPVLTFPEEQTGLRRRKRDWVIPPIHLSENDRGPFPKKLVQIKSNKVTKIFYSITGQGADTPPEGVFIIEKETGWLLVTQPLDREKLSTYVLKSHAVSANGQSVEEPMDIIIEVIDQNDNKPVFTEQVFRGSVKEGVPPGTPVMNVTATDDDDPQTANAILGYSILKQEPEDPSAGLFTINSETGVISVIGTGLDREKIPEYTLTIQVADMEGTGLSSTAKAVIKVLDANDNAPIFDPLTYQALVPENEVGFEVKRLSVTDDDEMYSPAWRAVYKIKGNEGGFFSIATDQDTNEGILTTAKGLDFETRKQFVLQITVENEERFSVTLPTSTATVTVNVEDVNEAPFFVPQVSLAEVSEDLQRGQKITALVAQDPDKQQNQKLRYRIGNDPARWVTVNEETGIVTGNGNLDRESEFVKNNNYTIIVMVIDDGIPFATGTGTLVLQVLDVNDNGPVPSPRAFTICNRNPEPYEFMVTDADLPPNTYPYEVELTHGTDMTWTAEMRGTDILLIQPKEELKVGDYNLYVRLYDAQRRAQVTVVNATVCNCEGSSVSCQDKIVDGFNLPIILVILGSVLALLILILLLLLFLRRKKVVKEPLLLPEDETRDNIFYYGEEGGGEEDQDYDLSQLHRGLDARPDVMRNDVVPTLMPAPQYRPRPSNPDEIGNFIDENLHAADNDPTAPPYDSLLVFDYEGSGSEAPSLSSINSSSSGADQDYDCLQEWGPRFRKLADMYGGDED, encoded by the exons TTAAGTTTGTGGACTGCACTGCTCGTAAACATGGTAAATTTGATGTCGGAGATGCCCGGTTCTTGGTGCGTGCAGATGGAGAGCTAATTGCTAAACGACAAGTAAAGCTTCAAGGCCAGGACCTCAAGTTTCTCATCAAGACATGGGATGGTCATGGAAAGAAATACTCCACAGCAGTCGTTATCAAAAGGTTGCAGCGGCATAAGGAG aaatctcACCGCAACAGCAAACTACCAGTACTGACTTTCCCCGAGGAACAGACTGgcctaaggagaaggaaaagggatTGGGTCATTCCACCCATCCATCTGTCTGAGAATGACAGGGGTCCTTTTCCCAAAAAACTAGTACAG ATTAAATCCAACAAGGTTACAAAGATTTTCTACAGCATTACCGGACAGGGTGCCGATACCCCACCGGAAGGAGTATTCATTATTGAGAAGGAGACTGGATGGCTGTTGGTGACGCAACCTTTGGACCGTGAAAAATTGTCAACATATGTT CTCAAGTCTCACGCGGTGTCGGCGAATGGCCAGTCTGTGGAGGAACCCATGGACATCATCATCGAGGTTATTGATCAGAATGACAACAAACCTGTGTTTACAGAACAAGTGTTCAGAGGATCTGTGAAAGAAGGCGTTCCACCAG GAACGCCCGTAATGAATGTCACTGCGACAGATGACGATGACCCCCAAACGGCAAACGCCATTCTTGGTTATTCCATACTGAAGCAGGAGCCCGAGGACCCGTCAGCTGGACTCTTCACCATCAACAGTGAGACCGGCGTCATCAGTGTGATTGGGACCGGACTGGACCGAGAG AAAATCCCAGAATATACACTGACTATACAGGTGGCGGACATGGAGGGCACGGGTCTGTCTTCCACTGCAAAAGCGGTTATCAAAGTCTTGGACGCCAACGATAACGCCCCAATTTTCGATCCTTTGACC TACCAGGCCCTTGTGCCAGAAAATGAAGTTGGGTTTGAAGTGAAGCGGTTGTCGGTAACAGATGATGATGAAATGTATTCTCCCGCTTGGCGTGCTGTTTACAAGATCAAGGGCAATGAAGGTGGATTTTTCTCCATTGCTACAGACCAAGACACAAATGAAGGCATCCTGACTACAGCCAAG GGTCTGGATTTTGAGACCAGGAAGCAGTTTGTGCTGCAGATCACAGTGGAGAATGAAGAACGCTTTTCCGTCACTTTGCCGACCTCAACTGCTACAGTGACTGTGAACGTGGAGGACGTGAATGAGGCGCCATTCTTCGTCCCTCAGGTCAGCTTGGCTGAGGTGTCAGAGGACTTACAACGTGGGCAGAAGATCACTGCTCTGGTGGCCCAGGATCCGGACAAGCAGCAGAACCAAAAGCTCCG GTACAGAATCGGTAATGACCCTGCTCGGTGGGTCACTGTAAATGAGGAAACCGGCATTGTTACTGGAAACGGCAACCTGGATAGAGAGTCGGAATTTGTCAAGAACAACAATTACACGATCATTGTGATGGTGATTGATGACG GGATTCCATTTGCTACTGGCACCGGTACCCTTGTTCTGCAAGTACTGGATGTCAATGATAACGGTCCTGTCCCCAGTCCTCGTGCTTTCACCATATGCAACCGCAACCCAGAGCCGTACGAGTTCATGGTGACCGATGCTGACTTGCCGCCAAACACCTACCCGTATGAGGTGGAGCTCACTCATGGCACCGACATGACCTGGACAGCTGAGATGAGGGGAACAG atattttgTTAATCCAGCCCAAAGAAGAGCTGAAGGTTGGAGACTACAATCTGTACGTCCGTTTGTATGATGCTCAGAGGCGAGCCCAGGTCACGGTCGTCAATGCCACAGTGTGTAACTGTGAAGGCAGCAGTGTCTCGTGTCAAGATAAGATTGTTGATGGTTTCAATCTGCCGATCATACTGGTTATTCTAGGATCTGTTTTGGCACTTCTAA TTCTCATCCTACTGCTATTGCTGTTCTTGAGGAGGAAGAAGGTGGTAAAGGAACCTCTACTGCTTCCGGAGGATGAGACGAGGGACAATATCTTCTATTATGGTgaagagggaggaggagaggaagatcAG gaTTATGATCTGAGTCAGCTCCACCGTGGACTAGACGCACGGCCTGATGTTATGAGGAATGATGTGGTCCCTACCCTGATGCCTGCTCCACAGTACAGACCCCGTCCCTCAAACCCCGATGAAATTGGAAACTTCATTGATGAG AACCTCCATGCGGCTGACAACGACCCCACCGCTCCGCCCTACGACTCCCTCCTCGTGTTTGACTACGAAGGTAGCGGTTCGGAGGCGCCTTCTCTTAGTTCCATAAACTCTTCCAGTTCGGGTGCCGATCAGGATTACGACTGTCTCCAAGAATGGGGTCCTCGTTTCCGGAAACTAGCAGATATGTACGGAGGAGATGAAGACTAG
- the LOC143807196 gene encoding EP-cadherin-like isoform X1 — MGGHKLPFPGGRPWALLCALQVLTFVTASSLACQPGFSSNEYIIAVDRRELKKDRKLGTVKFVDCTARKHGKFDVGDARFLVRADGELIAKRQVKLQGQDLKFLIKTWDGHGKKYSTAVVIKRLQRHKEKSHRNSKLPVLTFPEEQTGLRRRKRDWVIPPIHLSENDRGPFPKKLVQIKSNKVTKIFYSITGQGADTPPEGVFIIEKETGWLLVTQPLDREKLSTYVLKSHAVSANGQSVEEPMDIIIEVIDQNDNKPVFTEQVFRGSVKEGVPPGTPVMNVTATDDDDPQTANAILGYSILKQEPEDPSAGLFTINSETGVISVIGTGLDREKIPEYTLTIQVADMEGTGLSSTAKAVIKVLDANDNAPIFDPLTYQALVPENEVGFEVKRLSVTDDDEMYSPAWRAVYKIKGNEGGFFSIATDQDTNEGILTTAKGLDFETRKQFVLQITVENEERFSVTLPTSTATVTVNVEDVNEAPFFVPQVSLAEVSEDLQRGQKITALVAQDPDKQQNQKLRYRIGNDPARWVTVNEETGIVTGNGNLDRESEFVKNNNYTIIVMVIDDGIPFATGTGTLVLQVLDVNDNGPVPSPRAFTICNRNPEPYEFMVTDADLPPNTYPYEVELTHGTDMTWTAEMRGTDILLIQPKEELKVGDYNLYVRLYDAQRRAQVTVVNATVCNCEGSSVSCQDKIVDGFNLPIILVILGSVLALLILILLLLLFLRRKKVVKEPLLLPEDETRDNIFYYGEEGGGEEDQDYDLSQLHRGLDARPDVMRNDVVPTLMPAPQYRPRPSNPDEIGNFIDENLHAADNDPTAPPYDSLLVFDYEGSGSEAPSLSSINSSSSGADQDYDCLQEWGPRFRKLADMYGGDED, encoded by the exons TTAAGTTTGTGGACTGCACTGCTCGTAAACATGGTAAATTTGATGTCGGAGATGCCCGGTTCTTGGTGCGTGCAGATGGAGAGCTAATTGCTAAACGACAAGTAAAGCTTCAAGGCCAGGACCTCAAGTTTCTCATCAAGACATGGGATGGTCATGGAAAGAAATACTCCACAGCAGTCGTTATCAAAAGGTTGCAGCGGCATAAGGAG aaatctcACCGCAACAGCAAACTACCAGTACTGACTTTCCCCGAGGAACAGACTGgcctaaggagaaggaaaagggatTGGGTCATTCCACCCATCCATCTGTCTGAGAATGACAGGGGTCCTTTTCCCAAAAAACTAGTACAG ATTAAATCCAACAAGGTTACAAAGATTTTCTACAGCATTACCGGACAGGGTGCCGATACCCCACCGGAAGGAGTATTCATTATTGAGAAGGAGACTGGATGGCTGTTGGTGACGCAACCTTTGGACCGTGAAAAATTGTCAACATATGTT CTCAAGTCTCACGCGGTGTCGGCGAATGGCCAGTCTGTGGAGGAACCCATGGACATCATCATCGAGGTTATTGATCAGAATGACAACAAACCTGTGTTTACAGAACAAGTGTTCAGAGGATCTGTGAAAGAAGGCGTTCCACCAG GAACGCCCGTAATGAATGTCACTGCGACAGATGACGATGACCCCCAAACGGCAAACGCCATTCTTGGTTATTCCATACTGAAGCAGGAGCCCGAGGACCCGTCAGCTGGACTCTTCACCATCAACAGTGAGACCGGCGTCATCAGTGTGATTGGGACCGGACTGGACCGAGAG AAAATCCCAGAATATACACTGACTATACAGGTGGCGGACATGGAGGGCACGGGTCTGTCTTCCACTGCAAAAGCGGTTATCAAAGTCTTGGACGCCAACGATAACGCCCCAATTTTCGATCCTTTGACC TACCAGGCCCTTGTGCCAGAAAATGAAGTTGGGTTTGAAGTGAAGCGGTTGTCGGTAACAGATGATGATGAAATGTATTCTCCCGCTTGGCGTGCTGTTTACAAGATCAAGGGCAATGAAGGTGGATTTTTCTCCATTGCTACAGACCAAGACACAAATGAAGGCATCCTGACTACAGCCAAG GGTCTGGATTTTGAGACCAGGAAGCAGTTTGTGCTGCAGATCACAGTGGAGAATGAAGAACGCTTTTCCGTCACTTTGCCGACCTCAACTGCTACAGTGACTGTGAACGTGGAGGACGTGAATGAGGCGCCATTCTTCGTCCCTCAGGTCAGCTTGGCTGAGGTGTCAGAGGACTTACAACGTGGGCAGAAGATCACTGCTCTGGTGGCCCAGGATCCGGACAAGCAGCAGAACCAAAAGCTCCG GTACAGAATCGGTAATGACCCTGCTCGGTGGGTCACTGTAAATGAGGAAACCGGCATTGTTACTGGAAACGGCAACCTGGATAGAGAGTCGGAATTTGTCAAGAACAACAATTACACGATCATTGTGATGGTGATTGATGACG GGATTCCATTTGCTACTGGCACCGGTACCCTTGTTCTGCAAGTACTGGATGTCAATGATAACGGTCCTGTCCCCAGTCCTCGTGCTTTCACCATATGCAACCGCAACCCAGAGCCGTACGAGTTCATGGTGACCGATGCTGACTTGCCGCCAAACACCTACCCGTATGAGGTGGAGCTCACTCATGGCACCGACATGACCTGGACAGCTGAGATGAGGGGAACAG atattttgTTAATCCAGCCCAAAGAAGAGCTGAAGGTTGGAGACTACAATCTGTACGTCCGTTTGTATGATGCTCAGAGGCGAGCCCAGGTCACGGTCGTCAATGCCACAGTGTGTAACTGTGAAGGCAGCAGTGTCTCGTGTCAAGATAAGATTGTTGATGGTTTCAATCTGCCGATCATACTGGTTATTCTAGGATCTGTTTTGGCACTTCTAA TTCTCATCCTACTGCTATTGCTGTTCTTGAGGAGGAAGAAGGTGGTAAAGGAACCTCTACTGCTTCCGGAGGATGAGACGAGGGACAATATCTTCTATTATGGTgaagagggaggaggagaggaagatcAG gaTTATGATCTGAGTCAGCTCCACCGTGGACTAGACGCACGGCCTGATGTTATGAGGAATGATGTGGTCCCTACCCTGATGCCTGCTCCACAGTACAGACCCCGTCCCTCAAACCCCGATGAAATTGGAAACTTCATTGATGAG AACCTCCATGCGGCTGACAACGACCCCACCGCTCCGCCCTACGACTCCCTCCTCGTGTTTGACTACGAAGGTAGCGGTTCGGAGGCGCCTTCTCTTAGTTCCATAAACTCTTCCAGTTCGGGTGCCGATCAGGATTACGACTGTCTCCAAGAATGGGGTCCTCGTTTCCGGAAACTAGCAGATATGTACGGAGGAGATGAAGACTAG